The [Actinobacillus] rossii genome contains a region encoding:
- the recA gene encoding recombinase A, which translates to MATQDDKAKALAAALGQIEKQFGKGAIMKLGDTQTLDVESISTGSIGLDVALGIGGLPMGRIVEIYGPESSGKTTLTLSVIAQAQKAGKVCAFIDAEHALDPIYAAKLGVDVKELFISQPDNGEQALEICDALVRSGAIDVIIVDSVAALTPKAEIEGDMGDSHVGLQARLMSQALRKLTGQIKSSNCLVVFINQIRMKIGVMFGNPETTTGGNALKFYSSVRLDIRRVGAVKNGEEIIGNETRVKVVKNKLAAPFRTVDFQIMYGEGISKNGELIELGVKHKFVQKAGAWFSYDGEKIGQGKANAMKWLTENPTKAAELEARIRAEFQANPEKALIADLEGAKDDTEDDFSGEDFE; encoded by the coding sequence ATGGCAACTCAAGACGATAAAGCAAAAGCACTCGCCGCGGCACTTGGTCAAATTGAAAAACAATTTGGTAAAGGTGCAATCATGAAATTGGGTGATACCCAAACTCTTGATGTAGAATCTATTTCTACGGGTTCTATTGGCTTAGATGTCGCATTAGGTATCGGTGGCTTGCCGATGGGGCGTATTGTCGAGATCTATGGTCCAGAATCATCAGGTAAAACAACCTTAACCCTTTCAGTGATCGCACAAGCACAAAAAGCAGGTAAAGTTTGTGCATTTATTGATGCAGAACATGCACTTGACCCCATTTATGCAGCGAAATTAGGTGTTGATGTAAAAGAGTTATTCATTTCACAACCTGACAACGGTGAACAAGCACTTGAAATCTGCGATGCATTAGTCCGTTCAGGTGCAATTGATGTCATTATTGTGGACTCGGTAGCAGCCTTAACACCAAAAGCGGAAATTGAAGGTGATATGGGCGATTCACATGTTGGTTTGCAAGCTCGCTTGATGTCGCAAGCTTTGCGTAAACTAACAGGTCAAATTAAATCATCAAATTGCTTAGTGGTATTCATTAACCAAATTCGAATGAAGATCGGTGTGATGTTCGGCAACCCTGAAACCACAACGGGTGGTAACGCGTTAAAATTCTATTCATCAGTACGTTTAGACATTCGCCGTGTCGGTGCGGTGAAAAATGGCGAAGAAATCATTGGTAATGAAACTCGCGTCAAAGTGGTGAAAAATAAACTAGCTGCCCCGTTCCGCACTGTGGATTTCCAAATTATGTATGGTGAAGGGATTTCTAAAAATGGCGAACTCATTGAACTTGGTGTAAAACATAAATTTGTTCAAAAAGCAGGGGCATGGTTCTCTTATGACGGCGAAAAGATCGGTCAAGGTAAAGCCAATGCGATGAAATGGTTAACCGAAAACCCAACTAAAGCCGCTGAACTTGAAGCACGTATTCGTGCGGAATTCCAAGCCAATCCTGAAAAAGCATTAATTGCTGATTTAGAAGGTGCGAAAGATGATACCGAAGATGATTTTTCGGGTGAAGATTTCGAATAA
- the dam gene encoding DNA adenine methylase — MAKRSHTETEKHRSFLKWAGGKLRVIDEINRLLPKRKTCLVEPFVGAGSVFLNTHFKRYILADINPDLINLFNTIKNDVDAYINALKPIFFHPDANTATYYYARRDDFNQSQDIFERSVLFVYLNRFGFNGLCRYNSKREFNVPFGSYKTHYFPEDELRFFAEKAQSAVFICQDFHRTFEQVEQDCVVYCDPPYAPLIQDSNFTSYAGNEFSTEDQKALAALAKTCAEPVLISNHDTKFTRELYRGAKYRKIRVQRSISQTPKKRHKVGELIAVFRPTHSSR; from the coding sequence ATGGCCAAACGTTCTCACACTGAAACCGAAAAACACCGCTCATTTCTCAAATGGGCGGGTGGCAAGTTACGTGTCATAGACGAAATTAACCGTTTATTGCCAAAGCGTAAAACTTGTTTAGTTGAACCTTTTGTGGGGGCGGGATCAGTCTTTTTAAATACGCATTTCAAACGCTATATTTTAGCTGACATCAATCCAGATCTTATCAATTTATTCAATACTATAAAAAATGATGTTGATGCTTACATTAATGCATTAAAACCGATTTTCTTTCATCCTGACGCGAATACCGCAACCTACTATTACGCACGCCGTGATGACTTTAATCAATCACAAGATATTTTTGAGCGTTCAGTACTATTCGTCTATCTCAACCGTTTTGGATTCAATGGTTTATGCCGTTATAACTCGAAAAGAGAATTTAATGTGCCTTTTGGTTCATACAAAACGCATTATTTTCCTGAAGATGAATTGCGTTTCTTTGCAGAAAAAGCACAAAGTGCGGTGTTTATTTGCCAAGATTTTCACCGCACTTTTGAGCAAGTGGAACAAGATTGTGTAGTCTATTGTGACCCGCCTTATGCACCTTTAATTCAGGATAGCAATTTCACCAGTTATGCTGGCAATGAGTTTTCCACCGAAGATCAAAAAGCGTTAGCGGCTCTGGCTAAAACTTGTGCGGAACCTGTGCTTATCTCTAACCACGATACGAAATTCACGCGTGAACTTTATCGTGGTGCAAAATACCGTAAAATTCGTGTGCAACGCTCAATTAGCCAAACCCCTAAAAAACGTCACAAAGTGGGTGAGTTAATTGCTGTTTTTAGACCAACCCATTCATCGCGTTAA
- the trpG_2 gene encoding anthranilate synthase component II — MKHLLIINNHDSFTYNLVDLIRRLNVAFQVVDVECLDLHDIEKFSHILISPGPDVPSAYPALFAFLEKYHHKKAILGICLGHQTICEYFGATLYNLSAVRHGYARQLKVRSNSALFSQLPSEFRVGLYHSWAVAKNHFPHELQITATCEDDIIMAFQHRTLPIYGVQFHPESYISEYGEQLLRNFLNQ, encoded by the coding sequence ATGAAGCACCTACTCATTATCAATAATCACGATTCTTTTACCTACAATCTGGTAGATTTAATTCGTCGCTTAAATGTCGCATTCCAAGTCGTGGATGTGGAATGTCTAGACCTGCATGATATTGAAAAATTTAGTCATATTCTGATTTCGCCAGGTCCTGATGTGCCGAGTGCTTATCCAGCCCTTTTTGCATTTCTCGAAAAGTATCACCACAAAAAAGCGATTTTAGGCATTTGCCTCGGGCATCAAACTATCTGTGAGTATTTTGGTGCCACCCTTTACAATTTATCAGCGGTACGCCATGGTTACGCTCGCCAACTAAAAGTGCGGTCAAATTCAGCCTTATTTTCCCAATTACCATCAGAATTCCGTGTAGGGCTGTATCATTCTTGGGCTGTAGCAAAAAATCATTTTCCCCATGAGTTACAAATTACTGCAACCTGTGAAGACGACATTATTATGGCATTTCAGCACCGCACTTTACCCATTTACGGTGTGCAATTTCATCCTGAATCTTATATTTCAGAATATGGTGAACAGCTACTCAGAAATTTTCTTAATCAGTAA
- the aroK gene encoding shikimate kinase has product MAEKRNIFLVGPMGAGKSTIGRQLAQQLGMEFIDSDNEIEERAGADISWIFDLEGEEGFRKREERIINELTQKQGIVLSTGGGAVLSKDNRNYLSARGIVIYLETTVDKQFERTQRDKKRPLLQDVEDPRQVLEDLAKIRNPLYQEIADITLPTDEQSAKVMANQIIDLIDKTQI; this is encoded by the coding sequence ATGGCAGAAAAACGTAATATTTTCTTAGTGGGACCAATGGGCGCGGGTAAAAGCACAATTGGTCGTCAATTGGCCCAACAATTAGGGATGGAATTCATTGATTCCGACAATGAGATTGAAGAACGCGCAGGTGCGGATATTAGTTGGATTTTTGATCTTGAAGGTGAAGAAGGTTTCCGTAAACGCGAAGAACGTATCATCAACGAATTAACCCAAAAACAAGGGATTGTGCTTTCCACTGGTGGTGGTGCGGTGTTATCTAAAGATAACCGAAATTATTTGTCCGCTCGTGGCATTGTTATTTACTTAGAAACAACGGTCGACAAACAGTTTGAACGTACTCAACGTGACAAGAAACGCCCTTTATTACAAGATGTAGAAGATCCACGTCAAGTATTAGAAGATTTGGCGAAAATTCGCAATCCACTCTATCAAGAAATCGCTGATATTACTTTGCCGACAGATGAGCAAAGCGCAAAAGTGATGGCGAATCAAATTATTGATTTGATTGATAAAACACAAATCTAA
- the pabB_2 gene encoding para-aminobenzoate synthase component I, with amino-acid sequence MFFISQSKMRLKQFIEQANSWGRSRTPFFFLIDFEQRQPVICALDDIAALDIQFDIQGEKTREISLEKPTALFHLTSQPVLFKTYKQGFELVQTALQKGNSYLLNLTYPTPISINYNLAQIYQASQAKYKLWYRDQFVCFSPESFVQIHDNQIFTYPMKGTIGANILNAQQVLLDSEKEQCEHYTIVDLMRNDLAMVAQNIQVRRFRYVEKVGNDENAILQTSSEIVGDLTENWQENIGSMLIKLLPAGSISGAPKEKTVEIIQQAEGQSRGYYTGIFGIFMGESLDSAVAIRFIERQGNKFYFRSGGGITRHSVLEDEYLELQQKVYVPMEQ; translated from the coding sequence ATGTTTTTCATTTCTCAAAGTAAAATGCGGTTAAAACAATTTATTGAACAGGCAAATTCATGGGGAAGATCACGGACACCATTTTTCTTCTTAATTGATTTTGAACAACGCCAGCCGGTTATTTGTGCATTGGATGATATAGCTGCACTTGATATACAGTTTGATATTCAAGGTGAGAAAACGAGAGAAATTTCTTTGGAAAAACCAACCGCACTTTTTCATTTAACGTCGCAACCAGTTCTATTTAAAACGTATAAACAAGGCTTTGAGTTAGTTCAAACGGCATTGCAAAAAGGCAATTCTTATCTTCTTAATCTCACTTATCCGACGCCAATTTCAATAAATTATAACTTGGCGCAAATTTATCAAGCTAGCCAAGCGAAATATAAGTTGTGGTATCGTGACCAATTTGTCTGTTTTTCTCCTGAATCTTTTGTACAAATCCATGATAATCAAATATTTACTTACCCAATGAAAGGAACGATTGGCGCTAATATACTTAATGCACAACAGGTGTTGCTGGATTCAGAAAAAGAGCAATGTGAACATTATACGATTGTGGATTTAATGCGAAATGATTTGGCAATGGTGGCACAAAATATTCAAGTTCGCCGTTTTCGTTATGTGGAAAAAGTGGGAAATGATGAAAATGCAATTTTGCAAACCAGTTCGGAAATTGTTGGTGATCTTACAGAAAATTGGCAAGAAAATATTGGTTCAATGCTGATTAAATTATTGCCAGCAGGATCGATTAGTGGCGCGCCCAAAGAAAAAACCGTCGAAATTATTCAACAGGCAGAAGGGCAATCTCGTGGTTATTACACGGGAATTTTTGGGATTTTCATGGGAGAAAGTTTAGATAGTGCGGTCGCTATTCGTTTTATTGAACGGCAGGGGAATAAATTTTATTTTCGCAGCGGCGGTGGTATTACTCGCCATAGTGTGCTGGAAGATGAATATTTGGAGTTACAACAAAAAGTTTATGTGCCGATGGAACAGTAG
- the anmK gene encoding anhydro-N-acetylmuramic acid kinase, which produces MTNLYIGIMSGTSLDGVDLVLVDFDYSPPKIVASNFTPMPENLRQKLTALLDSSETSLQNLGEIDHKLGWLYADSVNHFLTKQSLSSEQIQAIGCHGQTIWHSPTSTFPFTMQIGDMNLVAAKTRITTIADFRRKDMAMGGQGAPLVPAFHQSIFADKNRFTVVLNIGGISNISVLSPNRPLIGYDVGAGNTLMDSWIEQHQNKRYDKNGDWARSGQVSNELLAHLLDEPFFQQPAPKSTGRELFNLTWLNKKLEKHTILLPQDIQRTLLEFTAVSITNELHTLNTQHLPCLLLVCGGGAHNTLLMERLHALLPSWQVSVTTEFGLHVDFVEAAAFAWLAYQRMQGLPSNAPTVTGAKSAVSLGVIYPKE; this is translated from the coding sequence ATGACAAATTTATATATTGGAATTATGTCGGGCACAAGCCTTGACGGAGTAGATTTAGTGTTAGTGGATTTTGATTATTCGCCACCCAAAATTGTGGCGAGCAATTTTACACCGATGCCTGAAAATTTACGCCAAAAATTGACCGCACTTTTGGATTCTAGTGAAACAAGTTTGCAAAATTTGGGCGAAATTGATCATAAACTTGGCTGGCTTTATGCTGATTCTGTGAATCATTTTCTCACTAAGCAATCACTTTCATCAGAACAAATTCAAGCTATTGGTTGCCATGGACAAACTATTTGGCATTCCCCAACGTCAACCTTTCCATTCACGATGCAAATCGGTGATATGAATTTAGTTGCCGCCAAAACAAGAATTACCACTATCGCCGATTTTCGCCGTAAAGATATGGCAATGGGAGGTCAAGGTGCGCCCTTAGTTCCCGCATTCCATCAATCAATATTTGCGGATAAAAATCGTTTTACGGTCGTGTTAAATATCGGTGGGATCAGTAATATTTCCGTGCTATCCCCAAACAGACCGCTTATTGGTTATGATGTCGGAGCAGGAAATACGTTAATGGATAGTTGGATTGAGCAACACCAAAACAAACGTTATGACAAAAATGGCGATTGGGCGCGTTCGGGTCAAGTTAGTAATGAATTACTTGCGCATTTGCTTGATGAACCTTTTTTTCAACAACCAGCACCCAAAAGTACGGGGCGTGAGCTATTTAATTTAACTTGGCTCAATAAAAAACTGGAAAAACACACCATACTCTTACCGCAAGATATTCAACGCACGTTGCTTGAATTTACTGCAGTCAGCATTACCAATGAACTACATACATTAAATACACAACATTTACCTTGCTTATTATTAGTTTGTGGCGGTGGCGCACATAATACGCTACTCATGGAACGTCTTCATGCTTTACTTCCGTCGTGGCAAGTATCCGTTACAACAGAATTTGGTTTGCACGTAGATTTTGTGGAAGCGGCTGCATTCGCATGGCTTGCCTACCAACGTATGCAGGGTTTACCAAGTAACGCTCCGACCGTAACAGGAGCCAAAAGTGCGGTCAGTTTAGGTGTGATTTATCCGAAGGAATAA
- the murQ gene encoding N-acetylmuramic acid 6-phosphate etherase yields MTEQNLLQALGQMITEQRNPNSMHIDRASALEIVQIINHEDKLVPLAIEKCLPQIAQAVEKIVIAFQQGGRLIYMGAGTSGRLGVLDASECPPTYGVSPNMVIGLIAGGERALRHPIEGAEDNREQGKLDLQAIQCNEKDVVVGIAASGRTPYVLGGLEYANKLGAVTISIASNPNSAMAKIAKIAIDTIVGPEVLTGSSRMKSGTAQKLVLNMLTTASMVQIGKCYQNLMVDVQASNEKLRARAIRIVMQATECTKEAAEHTLKMADGNAKLAIMMLLGNLDKESAVEILNKNQNKLLF; encoded by the coding sequence ATGACAGAACAAAATTTATTACAAGCGCTTGGTCAAATGATTACCGAACAACGCAACCCAAACTCAATGCATATTGACCGCGCTTCAGCTTTAGAGATTGTGCAAATTATCAATCATGAAGATAAATTAGTGCCTCTTGCTATCGAAAAATGTTTACCGCAAATTGCCCAAGCTGTAGAGAAAATCGTCATAGCTTTTCAACAAGGTGGACGCTTAATTTATATGGGGGCGGGTACAAGCGGTCGTTTAGGCGTACTTGACGCATCAGAATGCCCGCCAACCTATGGCGTCTCACCAAATATGGTTATAGGTTTAATCGCCGGTGGTGAACGCGCATTACGTCACCCCATCGAAGGGGCAGAAGATAATCGCGAACAAGGTAAACTTGATTTGCAGGCAATTCAATGTAACGAAAAAGACGTAGTAGTAGGGATCGCAGCAAGCGGGCGCACACCTTATGTTTTAGGTGGTTTAGAATATGCCAACAAGCTAGGGGCAGTCACCATTTCTATTGCAAGCAACCCAAATTCTGCGATGGCAAAAATCGCCAAAATCGCCATTGACACTATTGTCGGCCCAGAAGTGCTTACGGGTTCAAGTCGTATGAAGTCCGGTACAGCGCAAAAATTAGTGTTAAATATGCTCACCACAGCAAGTATGGTTCAAATCGGCAAATGTTACCAAAACTTAATGGTCGATGTTCAAGCTAGCAATGAAAAACTCCGCGCACGTGCCATTCGAATTGTGATGCAAGCCACGGAATGTACAAAAGAAGCCGCTGAACATACATTAAAAATGGCCGATGGGAATGCGAAACTGGCGATTATGATGCTTTTAGGCAATTTGGATAAAGAAAGTGCGGTTGAAATATTAAATAAAAACCAAAATAAATTACTATTTTAA
- the recX gene encoding recombination regulator RecX translates to MSETANLSLALGYVVNLLARREYSEFEIRCKMQEKAFSEEDIENTILYCQQKNWQNDHRFTENYLNFRAQRGYGLMRIKQELRQLKGIQSEVIEDVLMENEIDWSEIALCVLRKKFPDFQQKQDPKSKQKIWRYMMSHGFSADDFGNFVGSNADFY, encoded by the coding sequence GTGTCTGAAACAGCTAACCTCTCTTTAGCATTAGGTTACGTAGTGAACTTACTTGCTCGCCGCGAATATAGTGAATTTGAAATTCGCTGTAAAATGCAGGAAAAAGCCTTTTCTGAAGAAGATATTGAGAACACCATTCTCTATTGCCAACAAAAGAATTGGCAAAATGATCATCGCTTTACAGAAAATTACTTGAATTTTCGTGCGCAACGCGGTTATGGTTTAATGCGCATTAAACAAGAGCTGCGTCAATTAAAAGGAATTCAATCAGAAGTGATTGAAGACGTACTTATGGAAAATGAGATTGATTGGTCTGAAATCGCTTTATGCGTTTTGCGTAAAAAATTCCCTGATTTTCAGCAAAAACAAGATCCTAAATCAAAACAAAAAATATGGCGTTATATGATGTCTCATGGTTTCAGTGCTGACGATTTCGGTAACTTTGTTGGTTCAAACGCAGATTTTTATTAG
- the aroB gene encoding 3-dehydroquinate synthase translates to MLCVNVELKERRYPIHIGEDLLSNTSVYPLKSGDKVMIVTNETIAPLYLPTVTATLEKMGCQVSHVQLKDGEKYKTLDSLNEIFTALLRENHGRDTTLIALGGGVIGDVAGYAAASYQRGIKFIQIPTTLLSQVDSSVGGKTAVNHELGKNMLGAFYQPITVIIDTTTLNTLPKREVNAGLAEVIKYGAILDLPFFEWLEQHIDELVALEQKALQYCIARCCQIKADVVARDETEKGDRALLNLGHTFGHAIETHLGYGNWLHGEAVAAGSMMAAVLSEMLGDLSKYDVGRLEKLLARANLPTVSPDTMQSEDYLPHMMRDKKVLAGKLRLVLLKSLGQAYIATDTNQSLVLDAIHACSQFD, encoded by the coding sequence ATGTTGTGCGTTAATGTAGAATTAAAAGAGCGTCGTTACCCAATTCATATCGGTGAAGATTTGCTCTCAAATACATCAGTTTATCCGCTAAAATCAGGGGATAAAGTAATGATTGTAACTAACGAAACGATTGCTCCTTTATATTTGCCCACCGTCACGGCTACACTGGAAAAAATGGGCTGCCAAGTCAGCCATGTGCAACTCAAAGACGGCGAAAAATATAAAACACTGGATTCTTTAAACGAAATTTTCACCGCACTTCTACGAGAAAATCACGGCCGTGATACCACACTGATTGCACTTGGTGGCGGTGTCATTGGCGATGTTGCAGGTTATGCCGCAGCAAGCTATCAACGTGGTATCAAATTTATCCAAATTCCAACCACATTACTTTCGCAAGTAGATTCTTCTGTAGGTGGTAAAACTGCAGTGAATCATGAGCTAGGTAAAAATATGCTCGGAGCATTTTATCAACCGATTACCGTGATTATTGATACGACAACCTTAAACACCTTGCCAAAACGCGAAGTCAATGCAGGTTTAGCTGAAGTCATTAAATACGGTGCAATTTTAGATTTACCGTTTTTTGAATGGCTTGAACAGCATATTGACGAACTTGTGGCGCTGGAACAAAAGGCTTTGCAATATTGCATTGCGCGTTGTTGCCAAATTAAAGCGGATGTAGTGGCTCGCGATGAAACAGAAAAAGGTGACCGCGCTTTACTCAATTTAGGGCATACCTTTGGTCACGCCATTGAAACGCATCTCGGCTATGGCAATTGGTTACACGGAGAAGCAGTAGCCGCGGGATCAATGATGGCAGCTGTGCTTTCTGAAATGCTCGGTGATTTATCAAAATATGACGTAGGACGTTTAGAAAAATTGTTGGCGCGCGCTAATTTGCCAACAGTCAGCCCAGACACTATGCAATCTGAAGATTATTTGCCACATATGATGCGCGATAAAAAAGTGCTTGCTGGTAAATTACGTTTGGTATTGCTCAAATCTCTCGGTCAGGCCTACATTGCCACAGATACGAATCAATCACTTGTGCTTGATGCCATCCATGCTTGTTCGCAATTTGACTAA
- a CDS encoding Branched-chain amino acid aminotransferase/4-amino-4-deoxychorismate lyase: MDFPLFETLCIEQQQIKNCAYHQQRYERTLYQFYGESAVKIYDLFEIIHLQPEFLNLTSLTRCRIDYNATTFQIQFFPYQRCKITTFQPVICDEIDYSLKFSDRTLLSHLLEQRGDCDEIIIIKQGKVTDCSIGNLVFRQGEQWFTPDSPLLIGSQRTYLLDTGKIKEKTIFAEDIAQFDEIRVINAMNGLV; this comes from the coding sequence ATGGATTTCCCTTTATTTGAAACCCTTTGCATTGAACAACAGCAAATAAAAAATTGCGCTTATCACCAACAACGTTATGAACGTACTTTGTACCAATTTTATGGTGAAAGTGCGGTAAAAATTTATGATCTTTTTGAAATTATTCATCTTCAACCTGAATTTCTAAATCTCACATCTTTGACGCGTTGCCGTATTGATTACAATGCTACAACTTTCCAAATTCAATTTTTTCCTTATCAACGGTGTAAAATTACCACTTTTCAACCCGTAATTTGTGATGAAATTGACTATTCTTTAAAATTTTCTGACCGCACTTTATTAAGTCATCTCTTGGAACAGCGTGGCGATTGTGATGAGATCATCATTATTAAACAAGGGAAAGTGACAGATTGTAGCATTGGCAATTTAGTGTTTCGTCAAGGTGAGCAGTGGTTCACACCTGATTCGCCCTTATTAATAGGTTCTCAGCGAACGTATTTATTGGATACAGGAAAAATTAAAGAAAAAACTATTTTTGCCGAAGATATCGCGCAATTTGATGAAATTCGTGTGATTAACGCGATGAATGGGTTGGTCTAA
- a CDS encoding ABC transporter-like protein: MIDKIFSWFESRINAYPDSAPQTPAQGLWGFIWSSLDGLKAWITFFAFLTIGVGIIEAMLFQFMGKIVDWLGAYSPATLWAEKGHYLIGMAIILLLSIGWIFLTSAVRLQTLQGVFPMRLRWNFHRLMLGQSLSFYQDEFAGRVSAKVMQTALAVRDTVLTVANMIVYVSVYFITSGVVLVAFDGWLIVPFILWMFIFAGILYYLIPKLAKTAERQADARSLMTGRVTDAYSNITTVKLFSHGEREAAYAKRSMEEFMITVHAQMRLATGLDVLTYASNIFLTLSTAGLGIYLWHQGSIGVGAIATATAMALRVNGLSHWIMWESARLFENIGTVNDGMQTLSKPHTIVDKPNAVPMKVTKGEIKFEHINFAYSPEKTLLNDFNLTIKAGEKVGLIGRSGAGKSTIVNLLLRFYEAQNGAITIDGQNVLDVQQESLRSQIGLVTQDTSLLHRSVRDNIIYGRPNATEEEMINAAKRAEAAEFIPLLSDAAGRRGYDAHVGERGVKLSGGQRQRIAIARVMLKDAPILLLDEATSALDSEVEAAIQESLDKMMENKTVIAIAHRLSTIAAMDRLIVLDQGQIVEQGTHTELLAQNGLYAKLWQHQSGGFLSEQAD; encoded by the coding sequence ATGATAGATAAAATTTTTTCGTGGTTCGAAAGCCGCATTAATGCCTACCCTGATAGCGCGCCTCAAACACCTGCGCAAGGGCTATGGGGCTTTATTTGGTCAAGTCTTGATGGTTTGAAGGCATGGATTACTTTTTTTGCCTTTTTAACTATTGGTGTCGGTATCATTGAGGCGATGCTATTCCAATTTATGGGAAAAATCGTTGATTGGTTAGGGGCGTATTCCCCAGCCACACTGTGGGCAGAAAAAGGACATTATTTAATCGGTATGGCAATCATATTATTGCTAAGTATTGGTTGGATATTCCTAACTTCTGCAGTTCGCTTGCAAACTTTGCAGGGCGTATTTCCTATGCGTTTACGTTGGAATTTTCACCGTTTAATGCTAGGCCAAAGTCTCAGTTTTTATCAAGATGAATTTGCTGGGCGTGTTTCAGCAAAAGTGATGCAAACAGCACTTGCCGTTCGTGATACGGTATTAACGGTAGCCAATATGATTGTCTATGTTAGCGTTTACTTTATTACATCTGGCGTTGTATTGGTTGCCTTTGATGGTTGGTTAATTGTGCCATTTATTTTATGGATGTTTATTTTTGCAGGTATTCTCTATTATTTAATCCCTAAATTAGCAAAAACCGCAGAACGCCAAGCAGATGCTCGCTCTTTAATGACTGGTCGCGTCACCGATGCCTACTCCAATATTACTACCGTAAAATTATTTTCTCACGGTGAACGTGAAGCGGCTTATGCAAAACGTTCTATGGAAGAATTTATGATCACTGTGCATGCTCAAATGCGTTTAGCTACTGGACTAGATGTTCTCACTTATGCGAGCAATATCTTCCTTACCTTATCTACTGCAGGACTTGGCATCTATTTATGGCATCAAGGCAGCATTGGTGTAGGGGCAATTGCTACAGCAACGGCGATGGCACTACGCGTAAATGGGCTATCTCATTGGATTATGTGGGAATCGGCTCGTTTATTTGAAAATATCGGTACGGTTAATGACGGTATGCAAACCCTGTCAAAACCACATACGATTGTGGATAAACCCAATGCAGTTCCAATGAAAGTCACAAAAGGGGAAATCAAATTTGAGCATATTAACTTTGCTTATTCTCCGGAAAAAACTTTACTGAACGATTTTAATTTAACCATCAAAGCGGGCGAAAAAGTCGGGTTAATCGGTCGTTCTGGTGCAGGTAAATCAACGATTGTGAACTTACTTTTACGTTTTTATGAAGCACAAAATGGCGCTATCACTATTGATGGTCAAAATGTACTTGATGTACAACAAGAAAGTTTACGTAGTCAAATTGGTTTAGTGACGCAAGACACTTCCTTACTGCACCGTTCTGTACGTGATAATATTATCTATGGTCGTCCAAATGCCACAGAAGAAGAAATGATTAACGCAGCAAAACGCGCAGAAGCGGCTGAGTTTATTCCGCTTTTAAGTGATGCGGCTGGTCGTCGCGGTTATGATGCTCATGTGGGTGAACGTGGTGTGAAATTATCAGGTGGTCAACGTCAACGTATCGCGATTGCGCGCGTGATGTTAAAAGACGCGCCAATCTTGTTGCTTGATGAAGCAACGAGCGCACTCGATAGTGAAGTGGAAGCCGCAATTCAAGAAAGCTTAGATAAAATGATGGAAAATAAAACGGTTATTGCGATTGCGCACCGTTTATCTACTATCGCCGCGATGGATCGTTTAATCGTACTTGATCAAGGGCAAATCGTTGAACAAGGTACACATACAGAACTGCTTGCACAAAATGGCTTATATGCCAAATTATGGCAACACCAAAGTGGTGGTTTTCTAAGTGAACAAGCAGATTGA
- the ygbN_1 gene encoding gluconate transporter, producing the protein MTLSHVNDSLFWVWTKFFGITISQGLRTWSILTTIYGTLAFGFVCLMWVLV; encoded by the coding sequence ATGACGTTATCTCACGTAAATGATAGTTTATTCTGGGTATGGACGAAATTTTTCGGCATTACTATCTCTCAAGGGTTGAGAACTTGGTCGATTTTAACCACAATTTACGGCACTCTTGCATTTGGATTTGTGTGTTTAATGTGGGTTTTAGTGTGA